A DNA window from Hydrogenophaga taeniospiralis contains the following coding sequences:
- a CDS encoding DUF5666 domain-containing protein, producing the protein MNHPNTSSTRSPLAGLRLLSASLLMAGLVACGGGSDGSTTATAKSYKGTVTTFDSPQSFSVDGIPVDASGSNAVPQNMAKGTRVEIQGEMVNGRLQARRVELDDDDAGDDANVDPNELDGRVTAYSGPTHFSVDGIPVDASAAPTTLAVGVRVEVYGTMTNGTMVASRVKLEDQDSADDTPDDGDDDSPDDDTDDDSSDDDSAGGDDDSCDAVGKSDCEDDGKD; encoded by the coding sequence ATGAACCACCCAAACACCTCCTCCACCCGCTCGCCACTGGCCGGACTGCGGTTGCTATCGGCCTCATTGCTCATGGCAGGCCTGGTCGCCTGCGGTGGCGGCAGTGACGGCAGCACCACCGCCACAGCCAAGTCGTACAAGGGCACGGTGACCACCTTTGACAGCCCGCAGAGCTTCAGCGTGGACGGCATCCCGGTCGATGCCAGCGGCTCCAACGCCGTGCCCCAGAACATGGCCAAGGGAACCCGGGTCGAGATTCAGGGCGAGATGGTCAATGGCCGACTGCAGGCACGGCGCGTCGAACTCGACGATGACGACGCGGGCGATGACGCCAATGTCGATCCCAATGAGCTCGATGGCCGTGTGACAGCCTATTCAGGCCCCACCCATTTCAGCGTGGACGGCATCCCTGTCGATGCGAGCGCTGCCCCCACCACGCTGGCCGTCGGGGTGCGCGTCGAGGTGTATGGAACGATGACCAACGGCACCATGGTGGCCAGCCGTGTCAAGCTCGAAGATCAGGACTCTGCCGATGACACCCCGGACGACGGCGACGATGACAGTCCGGACGACGACACCGACGACGACTCCAGCGACGATGACTCGGCCGGTGGCGACGACGACAGTTGCGATGCCGTGGGCAAATCGGACTGTGAAGACGACGGCAAGGACTGA
- a CDS encoding c-type cytochrome, with the protein MRTLILLTSGLLFASGAAHAVDEAAAIELAKNNGCLSCHSAKEKIVGPAYSAVHEKYKDDKDAVASLVQSIQNGSKGKWGRIPMPAHPSMSPADIKTLAEWVMTIKP; encoded by the coding sequence ATGCGCACTCTCATCCTCCTCACCTCCGGCCTCCTGTTCGCCTCTGGCGCCGCACACGCGGTGGACGAGGCCGCCGCCATCGAACTGGCCAAGAACAACGGTTGCCTGTCCTGCCACTCGGCCAAGGAAAAGATCGTCGGGCCGGCCTACAGCGCCGTGCACGAAAAATACAAGGACGACAAAGACGCCGTGGCCTCACTGGTGCAGTCCATCCAGAACGGCTCCAAGGGCAAATGGGGCCGCATTCCCATGCCCGCACACCCCAGCATGAGCCCGGCCGACATCAAGACCCTGGCCGAGTGGGTCATGACCATCAAACCCTGA
- a CDS encoding PQQ-dependent methanol/ethanol family dehydrogenase: protein MAATAHVGAQGVTDAMIADDAKTPENVLSWGLGTQGQRYSSLTGINEKTIAKLVPAWSMSFGGEKQRGQEAQPLVNKGKMFVTASYSRIFALDTKTGKKLWKYEHRLPEGIMPCCDVINRGAALYDNLVIFGTLDAQLVALDQDTGKVVWREKIDDYSAGYSYTAAPLIAEGLLMTGVSGGEFGVVGRVEARDPKTGKMVWVRPMVEGHMGYKDGKENGITGTTNASWPGETWKTGGAATWLGGSYDPKTGLAYFGTGNPGPWNSHVRKGDNLYSASTVAIDVKTGQIKWHYQTTPNDGWDYDGVNEFITFDMDGKRVGAKADRNGFFYVLDAADGKLLNAFPFVKKVTWATGIDLKTGRPNFDPANRPGDPTAAGGDGAKGKPVFSAPGFLGGKNQMPMAYSPKTGLFYVPTNEWGMEIWNEPITYKKGAAYLGAGFTIKPLFDDHIGSLRAINPKTGKVEWEVKNEAPLWGGVLTVGDLVFWGTPEGYLKAADAKTGKVVWQFQTGSGVVAPPITWTEGGDQYVSVVSGWGGAVPLWGGEVAKKVNFLEQGGSVWTFKLMK from the coding sequence ATGGCCGCCACGGCCCATGTCGGCGCCCAGGGCGTGACCGACGCGATGATCGCGGACGACGCCAAGACCCCCGAGAACGTGCTCAGCTGGGGCCTGGGCACCCAGGGCCAGCGCTACTCGTCGCTGACCGGCATCAACGAAAAAACCATCGCCAAGCTGGTGCCCGCGTGGTCCATGTCTTTCGGTGGTGAAAAGCAGCGCGGCCAGGAAGCTCAGCCGCTGGTGAACAAGGGCAAGATGTTCGTCACCGCATCCTATTCGCGCATCTTCGCGCTCGACACCAAGACCGGCAAGAAGCTCTGGAAGTACGAGCACCGCCTGCCCGAGGGCATCATGCCCTGCTGCGACGTGATCAACCGCGGCGCCGCGCTGTACGACAACCTCGTCATCTTCGGCACGCTGGACGCCCAGCTGGTGGCGCTCGACCAGGACACCGGCAAGGTGGTGTGGCGCGAGAAGATCGACGACTACTCCGCCGGCTACAGCTACACCGCTGCGCCGCTGATCGCCGAAGGCCTGCTCATGACCGGTGTCTCCGGTGGTGAGTTCGGCGTGGTCGGCCGCGTGGAAGCGCGCGACCCCAAGACCGGCAAGATGGTCTGGGTGCGCCCCATGGTCGAAGGCCACATGGGCTACAAGGACGGCAAGGAAAACGGCATCACCGGCACCACCAACGCATCGTGGCCCGGCGAGACCTGGAAGACCGGTGGCGCGGCCACCTGGCTCGGCGGCAGCTACGACCCCAAGACCGGCCTGGCCTATTTCGGCACCGGCAACCCCGGCCCCTGGAACAGCCACGTGCGCAAGGGCGACAACCTGTATTCGGCCTCCACCGTCGCCATCGACGTGAAGACCGGCCAGATCAAGTGGCACTACCAGACCACGCCCAACGACGGCTGGGACTACGACGGTGTGAACGAGTTCATCACCTTCGACATGGACGGCAAACGCGTTGGCGCCAAGGCCGACCGCAACGGCTTCTTCTACGTGCTGGATGCGGCCGACGGCAAGCTGCTCAACGCCTTCCCCTTCGTGAAGAAGGTGACCTGGGCCACCGGCATCGACCTCAAGACCGGCCGCCCCAACTTCGACCCCGCCAACCGCCCGGGCGACCCGACCGCGGCCGGTGGCGATGGTGCCAAGGGCAAGCCGGTGTTCTCGGCGCCCGGCTTCCTGGGCGGCAAGAACCAGATGCCCATGGCCTACAGCCCCAAGACCGGCCTGTTCTACGTGCCCACCAACGAATGGGGCATGGAGATCTGGAACGAACCCATCACCTACAAGAAGGGCGCCGCCTACCTGGGCGCGGGTTTCACCATCAAGCCGCTGTTTGACGACCACATCGGTTCGCTGCGCGCCATCAACCCCAAGACCGGCAAGGTCGAGTGGGAAGTGAAGAACGAAGCGCCGCTCTGGGGTGGTGTGCTGACCGTGGGCGACCTGGTGTTCTGGGGCACGCCCGAGGGTTACCTGAAGGCGGCCGATGCCAAGACCGGCAAGGTGGTCTGGCAGTTCCAGACCGGCTCCGGCGTGGTGGCCCCTCCCATCACCTGGACCGAAGGCGGCGATCAGTACGTGAGCGTGGTCTCCGGCTGGGGTGGCGCGGTGCCGCTGTGGGGTGGTGAAGTGGCCAAGAAGGTCAACTTCCTCGAACAGGGCGGTTCCGTCTGGACCTTCAAGTTGATGAAGTAG